The genomic region TATATTACTAACCGCGTAGTCAAATTCATCGACATCAGACTCAGAGCCAGCCAGGTCTCTTCCACGAAATTCGTCATCCATATCATCATCTACATCCTCCATTTCATATTCGTCTTCCACGTAACCCGCGTAGTGGGACATATTCTTCCCAACAATCAACAACTAGCACCAAACAATATTCAAACAAGTTACTTGACAATCAGCACAGAAAGAAATCTTAAACATCAAACCAACTACAAACAGAAAGGTGTCAAAAGATTTACTGGCTAATAGCTAAACTTGATGACAGCATTACTCATGTTGTGAGTTTGCTAATCACTACCCGTAAGGTAATCAGAAACAAGTTAACCGCAATAAGTTCACCACAAAAATCATAATTATCTAAATGCAATTGACTGCAACACACAAGTCAAAAATGGCACAGGAGTGCGGAAATTCAATATACACCGACTATTCTACATTTTTGACTGCAACACACAAGTCAAAAATGGCACAGGAGTAAGGAAATTCAATATACATTGACTATTCTACAACATGAAGTTTCTGCAAGCTACAAAGACAAGACAGTGATAAAAACTTCTGCATAAATACACTCATCGAGCACTAAAACATGCATCTCATTCATGATCTACTTAGGGAACAAAACAACCACAATGACACCTCCAAGTTACTTCATCATTCCAAAGAATAAAACTCCGATGGAAGCAACTCGACAAGCGCCCCAGCATTTTCATTCATTTCCATTTCTCCCCTCACCACACATATAAACCTTCTGACCTAAGCAATCCTCTGCAATTTCTCACCAGCACATTAAACATGCAAACACAATTCACAGCTTCACCTGGTTACACCAACTCGTTTGCACACAAATTTTCAACCATTACAATCAGATAACCGAAACCCTAATCCCAAAAAAAAAAAAAAAAAAAAAAAACCTAAATCTCAATTCCACAATTGCACTCAGAAATCAAAACAACATTACCAAAAATTAGAAAGAAAAAAAAACGAGGGAAATCTCAAAAATTAGGCAAAACGACGACGTTTCACAACCTACCCTCGCCGCCGATCAAACTCACCGAGCAAATCAAAACCGACCAAAATTGAACCAAGCAAACCCCAAAATCCAAAATCAACCAAATCCACAATTCAATCATTACCGAATTTCCAAAATTGAAAAAGAGAAACAGCAGATAGAACGAAAGAATTCACCTTTTCAGCGGAATTGAACAAGCAGCCGTTCGGATCTGGAAATATCCGAAATTGAAGAAAACCTAATTGAGATCCAGAAAGAGAGAGAGAGAAAAGATAGAGATGGAAGATTTGGGGGAGATTGATTTATCTAATCAAAACCAGTGGATTGTTTTCGTGCGAATGAGAAAGGTGGAAGGGAACCATACGAAAAGGACGTCTGCCTTTATCGTTTCTCTAGCTGTATATATATATATATACAAGTTCATCTGTATTGGATTACGTATGTTTTGTATTCTTGTATTTTCTTACATTTTTCTTACAGTTGGTTAGATTTTCTATTTTGGGTCATCTGTAGATCAGCCTAGTTTCTTTCCTTAGCCCATTTTGGGTCAATGAGAACCCCAAAATTTTCCTATTTTCGTTGTCGGAAAAGGTTGGGTATACGTCTTGCGCGAGTAATAGATTTAAGAATTTTTTTTTATGAATGTCGTTTGAAGAGATTCGCGGTCTTCTTTTGCTTTTGAGTTATTTTAAGAATAAGTAGTCTAACAATTTGTTTCCACACGATCAGGGAGAGAAAAAAAAAAATATATATATATATAGAGTTCAACGCTTGTATATACACGTACGAGATATGTTACAATGTGTGTTATAATGAGAAAGGTGGAAGAGAACCTTAAGAAAATGATGCCCGTCTTTTTTCTTAATAGTTTCTCTGTGTATATATATGCAATACATCTGTATTAGATACGTATCTCTTGTATCTATCTACAGTTTTTGCATTTTTCTATTTTAGGTCTTATGTAGATCTGCCCGGTTTCTTTTTTTTTACCCGTTTTGAGTCAATGAGAACACCAAAATTTTATGTTTTCTTAGTCGGAAAAATTGTGAAACATGTTTTGTGAGAGTATTAGATTCAAGAATTTTCTTTATAAATGTCGGATGAAGAGATTTACGATCTTTTAACTTTTGACTTACTTGAAGAATAATAAGAAGTCCAACAATTTGTTTTCACATGACTACGGAAGAGAAAAAGAAAAATGTATATGATAGTGTTTAGCACTTATATATACACGTACGACATATATGTATACAATGTGTGCTAGAATCTTCCGCTCCTTGACATATAGCGAGAGTTTTCAATAGTTTAGGAGAGCTCATCGATTGATGGTTATGAATACATGAATGATTGACAATGCCATTCACCAGAAATGTAAAGGAACATAAATAATCAATACTTTATTGTTTGGTTTTGAAATCAGACCATTTTAGGTGTATTTATTCTGATGAGAGGGACATGTTGTCCTACATATCAACCACAGTTTGGTGACGAGTCGTATCCGATTAATTCAAGAAATCTAGCAACTTCCAACTTTTACAGATTTTAACTAATTTGTGCACCAAACGGAATACAAGCTAATAATTTCCTATGCGCGAGACTAGTGTGTACAATCCACTATCATAATCAAGATGAAGGAAGCTAGTCTCACATTCTCAGAGTCTCACTTGTCAATTCTATTTCGTTCCTCTTGATTCTCAAATTTGGATGATGATTCCCCTCTACATATTGTTCTCTTCTTTTAAGATTTGGGCCGGAAGTAATCTGGCAACCGGATTGGGATATATGTGAAGATCAATCCTTCAAAACAATCTGGCTTTTGCAACTAATGAGATATCAAATTCAGTAGTGTAAATGCATGGTCAACTTGGTCTCTGCTAGTAAAATGTGACATGCCAGTTCTCCACGATGAGGGTAAGCCTGTGTCGTTGGAGCTGCATCGGCCGCTAATTAAATAGGTAGAGCTACTACTTCATTGGGTTTCGAGTAATGCTAAATGAACAATTTTTTGGTAAACCACCTAAGAGCCCACCTTAAGTGGCAGCTGATGTGGCTATGCCATATCATCGGAGCATAATTTATATTTCTATATTCTTGATTATTTTCTACTTATTTGATTTTATAATTTTATCTTTTAATTTATATTGTTTTCTTTCTTATTTCTGCGCAAAGTCCATTAGAATTTGTTCGTCTTGCGAGCTCTTGGCATCAAGCTGAGGCTGTGCAACAATTCTCCATCTCATCCCTCCTCTCAACATTATCAGGCAGCTCTTGATAGAGAAAGCAAGGAGGTTAATTACACTGGTGATATCATCTTCCTAGCGGTCCTTTATATCTGCATCATTCGACACCTTATAGCTATCAGTTTTATTGATCTCATCATCATCCTCCTCCTTGAAGAAATCGGCTTCATCATCGTAGTTCTCCTCTATATCATTATTACCGTTGGAATCATACACGGCATCTCATCTTTAGAATTAATCCATAAGACCAGATAAATTATAGAGAAAGCAAGAGGCTATGATACCCAGATCTATCTATGTATTATATATAAACGTAGTAGAAGACTTGAAGTAGTGCTTCGTGAAGCATCCTTATATAAGCACATAGGGTTAGGTCATTGTGGAGTTTATAGCAAATCATGTATCTTTAATTGTTCACACACATTCTCAATCATATTCTCTTCGCAACGTTGACAATATTCGTTATGAAATCATAACATTTGGATTAGGGTTTAGGGGGAAGAGAATTTGATTCATAAAAATGGTTCCGATCATTCAAAAATAGCACGGGGGAGAAGAGAGAAAACTGAAAAGATCGATGTTTGTTCAATTGAAGAGGAGATGAGAGCTATGGTGAGACTTAGAGAGGACGGAGGAGGAGGAGGAGAAGAGAGAAGATGAAAAAAAACGACCGATGAAGAAAACCCTAAATAAAATAGGATTTAACAAAAAAAAAAAGTAAATTCAAGAAAGTTAAAAGAAAAAAAAAGAATTTAGGTAATTAAGGAGAATATAAACATTAAAACTAAAAATTATGATTTGATGATATGGTTATACCACACCAGCTGCCACTTAAGGTGGGTTCTTAGGTGGTTTACCAAAAGGTGATTCACCTAGCATTACTCTTAGGTTTTAAGGTGTTGACATATGAACTTCAGGGCCACTCAAAACAAGCTTCATCATGAAAATGGCTGAACCAACATCTTACTTGCTATCTTTGCTAGGAACTTACTTTGCATGAAGCTATGTAAATTATTAGAGATCAGAAAAATTAAAGTACCAAACCAATGCTCTTGAACTAAAATCTGAAAAGATGAAACCTTGGTGAACTTGTATATATGATGGTCTTGAGCTAAGAAATGGACACACCAGTTGCAAAAACTTGAAGAAGAATTTGATATGCTAGTATACTACTATGCACGTAAACCAATACAGAAGCCAAACAAGCTAGGCACATAATATCTGGCTAATACATACTCAAACTCCATTCTAGCAATAGAAAATGCTGCCTAACCAAATTGTTACCACTATTAATTTCAAGGCTGCGTGCACCCCTTTATTTTTCTTGATAAGAAACTGGAACTACCAACACTAGGCAAGTGATAAGTGTCCATGAATAACAGCTATTCTTGTTCAATATGAAGAGCATATAGAGGAAGAAGAAGAAAAGAAGAAAATTTGGGAAAGAAAAAGGGGAAGAAAGAAAGGAAGTTAAGTAGGGAGAAGAAAATTTGGGAATTCAAAGAAGATCGGGAGTTTGGCAGATTCTTTCTTGTTTCAGTTTTATTGTGGTCTTGATAGGTTTGAGGTGAGTGGCTATTCTCCTTGTAATTTATGTGGTTATAATTCTCCTTGTTTAGTCTACCTTGCTAAATTAAGATCGATGCTGGTGAGATTCAATTGTGAGGGATTCCTTTGTTTTACAACTACACTCTTTTGTGAGATTCAATACCTATTATTTGGAGCTAATTTGAGAGTTTTCTATCTTCATCTGAATTGGTGTTTTTGATTTCATATTTTTATTGTGTTTACTTTGATTGATAACAGGGCATTCTTAGTGTGAGATTTTGTATTTAATTTAGTCTCTTATTGGTTAGCGGATTAGTATTTATGTTTTGGTTTACTCTTATTGTTGCAACATTGTTGGCATATACAATCTGGGCACTTTTCTTGTCTCTCGGCTAAAAGGAAAGGAAGTTTGTCTCGACAGTTTATTACTTTGCAATTCAATTTGACGCAGAGGCATATTCATAGTTAGCTGACAGATTGTAGGAAAAAATGAAATTTGTAGATGAATGTTGTATTATAAAGTAATTATAAACCCAGCACCGATTACATGAATTTTGCCTTGTTCCCTATCTATTGAATTCAATTTCATCCTCTTTTTGGTGTTTCTTCTAGTTTCAGAAAAGAGAGAACCCAGACCGATCTATATGCGTTTATATGCTTCCAAAGCTCCACCTGTTGGCGCGAAAACTCTAAGGCTAGTTTTTTGTACCACAAGATTGCAATATGTAATAGAGAAAGGAAGAAAAAGAAAGCTTTGACTGCAAAACCTGTGCTACGGAAGAGAGTTCAATCATCAATGGCGAGAAGACATGAATCAGAAGACAACGATTTTGGCTAGAGAAGTGTGAGATGAGATCATTAAGAGAGAGAGGGAGATCGACTGAAGAGTCGGGTTCACGTTCCTAGCTATTTGACCCACTTTGGGTTTTAAGAGACTTCATCTAAGCCGTTGCTTTTCATTTAAACCAATGAATGGCTGATAGTGTTTCGTCCGCACTTTTATAAAAGCACATACATGAGCTTTGGAACCATCTTGTGTGTGTATAAGGGCGTTTAGAGGCGGACGTTCGCACATAGGTTAAAGTGTAGACGTCTCTCCGTTCTCCACCGGACCGCACTATCGTCCTCCACCCGAGCGAACACCAGAGGCATCCCCAATCATTTTCCCGTGCCAGCGAGATCGATTTGAAGGTCTTGGCAGCAACCTCCACCCAAAACTTGAGACAAGATCGATCTCGGCTGCAAACTGGTATTCGGCGGACTCGCCGGCAAGAGAAAGTGATTGGAGATGCCTCTGGTGTCCACTCGGGTGGAAGAGCACCGTCGTTGGCTCCGGACGGTGGAGAACAGAGGGATGTCCGCACTTTAAGGTATGTGCGGATGTGCGCTTCTAAACGGGGTTGTATATATGTGTTTGTATATACACACACACACACACAGCCTTTCAAAAACGGACGTCTACGAACCAGAAAAAGTGCGGATGTCTATCCTCACAGCCGCATCAAGCGTCAACGACGGTGCTGCTCTTGCTCGACGGAGACCACGAGCATATTGGACGGCTTTGGCACGAAGATGGAGGCCTAGATGATCGTGGTTAAAGATCTGGGTGGCCGGCGAGCCCTCCCTCACCATCAACGTCAAATGCAAACTCGAAGCAGACGAGTCCACAGGCAGATCGAGGCTTGAGGTCCGTCAGGCAATAGCAGCACAGTTGCCGGAGTCTAATTCAAGCTAGAGGACCGACGATGCCGGCGAAATCTGCACTTTAAGGTTTTGCGGACGTCTGTTTCTAATCGGGCCTATATATATATATATCATTCCTTTTTCCACACTAGAAGCTGAAATCCAATGAAATTCTATGTTCTCTTGATGTAGCAAGAGAATTCTCGTGAATTTTACCTTCGACATGCATGATGATCTAGCACCTATTATTCACTGAGAATTTCAAATGAAAGATAAACCCAAATAAAACAAGTTAAACATCAGTTATTCACATTTCACACAGTAGTGTTCACCTCACTGACCTGCAAGGATATCACTGGATAAAGAAGTCCCACAATTACATCCAGCAGTAATGAAATTGAGCTTACAAAACGAACAAAATCCGCAATATGATACAAATCGATCACATAAATATCAGGATCCCTTAAGCAGCACACTTTAGGCGTCCATACTCGAGAAGACTACCATACGTACGATCCCACACTCCAATGAAAAGCGACTCCGTGTCTGGACTGAATGATATACCAGATATCTCACCAAAGAAGTCGATTTCCTGCTCCTTCTCATACCCACTTTTCACATCATAGACATGCACAAAGTCTGCTGGCTCTGCCATCATCATATACCGTCCATCAGAAGTATAACGAATTGACCGAATAGCTCCAAGATTTCCCTTTAGAACAGCAACTGACTTGGATAGGTTTCGAACATCCCAAACCCGACAAGTTTTGTCCTGGTTCCCAGTAGCAAAGGTAACACCATCAGGATGCCAGGCTGATGCAAACGAGAAATCCAAGTGCCCAGATAAAGACGTCACAGTCTGCAACAATATCATTTAGATCAGTACACCTTCAAGTCCAGGATCCAAATGGATAAAAAAAATCAATGAATAATTAGTTTACAGAATGATAAGTAATTACCTTTCCAGTCTGAGAATCCACCAACATCCCATCCGGATTGTCACCAACAATCACAAGAAGTTTGCCATTGGGACTCAAAGAAGTATGCTACAGAAGAAGGCAAAAAAGTTCAAGGAGCTTAGTACACTCAGTGTAGGAAGCATTTAGTGAACGACAGTTTAGTAAAGTTGGGAGTAGCTAGCACTTAGTGACTAGGTCACCACACTTACAATGGCCAAACATAAAACTCCATAACTAACAAACTTTATGAAAAAAAAAAATAATACAGAAAAACTGACTTGAATGCGAGCAACAATAAATAATAATAATTTAACATCCAAAAATGTTAAGCAAACAGTAAAAGAATGCAGGGAGCTCACATTAACTGGCCAAGGAAAACGGAAATGCTTAGAAAGCTGAAATTTCTCCATGTCGAAGTCCCTGACTCCACAATCATTATTGGATGCTGTAAAGTGAACTGCACCATTGAAATTCAAAGATACAATATCAGTTAAGCTCATGTTCAGAAATACAAAAATCCAATCCAATCTAGGAAAAGAGCAAGCACCTGGGACTGTCATAAATCTCAACAGCATTCGTAATGGCATTATCGTCGTTTGTTGTCCTTGAACAATAGCTAACTCCAGGCCGATCAAGATGCTGCATGCCAGTAAAAGATTATATACTCATCTGGGCGCAATGCATGACCAAAAGAGTATAACAGAAGTATACAAGTAATACAACTACTGAATAAGCATTCATCCATTCTTAGTTATATTGCTTTCCTATTGTAATGTTTTTTTTTAGAAGTAATTATATAACATATCTAAAGATACATATAAGTTATTAGTAACTAACCTTACAAATAAGTTCTCCCTGGAATCCTCCAACAACTAGCAATTTGTCTTTTACTGCAAGACTACTAACTTGAGTCTGTGTAAATACACTCATCGAGCACTAAAACAACTAAAACATGCATCTCATTCATGATCTACTTAGGGAACAAAACAAACACAATGACACCTCCAAGCAAGTTACTTCATCATTCCAAAGAATCAAACTCCGATGGAAGCAACTTGACAAACACCCCAGCATTTTCATTCATTTCCATTTCTCCCCTCATCACACATATAAACCTTCTGACCTAAGCAATCCTCGCCAATTTCTCACCAGCACATTAAACATGCAAACACAATTCACAGCTTCACATGGTTACACCAACTCGTTTGCACACAAATTTTCAACCATTACAATCAGATAACCGAAACCCTAATCCAAAAAANNNNNNNNNNNNNNNNNNNNNNNNNNNNNNNNNNNNNNNNNNNNNNNNNNNNNNNNNNNNNNNNNNNNNNNNNNNNNNNNNNNNNNNNNNNNNNNNNNNNNNNNNNNNNNNNNNNNNNNNNNNNNNNNNNNNNNNNNNNNNNNNNNNNNNNNNNNNNNNNNNNNNNNNNNNNNNNNNNNNNNNNNNNNNNNNNNNNNNNNNNNNNNNNNNNNNNNNNNNNNNNNNNNNNNNNNNNNNNNNNNNNNNNNNNNNNNNNNNNNNNNNNNNNNNNNNNNNNNNNNNNNNNNNNNNNNNNNNNNNNNNNNNNNNNNNNNNNNNNNNNNNNNNNNNNNNNNNNNNNNNNNNNNNNNNNNNNNNAAAAAAAAAAAAAAAAAAACTAAGTATCTCAATTCCACAATTGCACTCAGAAATCAAAACAACGTCACCAAAAATTGAACATTTTCAAAAATTAGAAGAGAAAAAAACGAGGGAAATCTCAAAAATTAGGCAAAACGACGACGTTTCACAACCTACCCTCGCCGCCGATCAAACTCACCGAGCAAATCAATCCCGAAATCGGGAAAACCCACAATTGACCAAGCAAACCAAAACCAGTGGATTGTTTTCGTGCGAATGAGAAAGGTGGAAGGGTGTTAGGATCAAGATTGAATGTAAAGGAATAAAAGAAAAATCCTAACTGATAGATCTCCTTCATATCTGAGTTTACAGGATTCCGAAATACTTAAAGAGAGGCAAAGAGCATCTCCAACAGTTTCCCCATTTTCGAATGAACAGCTTCCCCATTTTCGAATGAAAAGTCGAGCCAAGTATAAATGAGTTTCTATGTTGAATTGCCTAGATTCCTTTATCGTATCAATTCATTTTCTTATCTCGGATCGGATGCTTCATCCGAGAATCTGCAGGGGTAGTGATAATATGCACCCAACACAGATTTCAAAAGTTTTTCGTTCTTTTGTGTTATCTTTATGTTACACTAATGTGTAATGCTACTATTTTAGTAATTGGAGTGAATATCGTACCAAATCAGACTGTTTTTGCAGCAGCTGCTAGCTCAGAGCAGCTGACCTGCCTCAAGTCTATGCAAGGACTGCCACAACCGTTCTCAACAACCATTAAAGGAACTGATGATGGATTTTCTTTAGAACCATCTAGGTTGCAGATCATGGCATCCATGAGCAAGCCTCCCGCTTCAGCAGCTATCCGAAGAATATCAAAATGTTGTTGACAAATGACAAGGAAAATCAGTTTCTTGAATGACCATTGCTTGAGGCTGCAAAGTGAGCTGCACCACTGTAAAATTCAAAAGATCGAGACTAGATTAGTTGAGCCCATTTTTGGAAATAAGAAAATAATAAGAACAAGCACCTGGGATTGTCATAAATCTCGATACCATTTATAATGGCATTACCATCAGCAGTTGTCCTCGAACAAAAGCTAACTCCTGGTTGATCAAGATGCTGCAAGCAAGTTAAAAATTATATAATTCGTTTATTCTTCAGGAGGAAAAAGTAAAAGATATCTTCTGGAATACCAGAGGTTTGCAACTGCTGAATAAATCACTCTTCTGTTCAATATCATCCATTCATAATTTTGTATATATACTTCATATAACTCACCTTACAAATTAGTTCTCCCGTAAATCCTCCAACAACAAGCAACTTATCTTTCACTGCAAGACTACTAACTTGAGTCTGTGTAAAACCCTCCTTGAAACTTCCGGGATGTTTCTACAAGGAGATATATTCATATATATTGTATTGTTCTAACCTAATTTGTTTGTATTTCTCTCTAGTAATGCTAAGTTAGGAATACCTTGGATGTCTTCTCCTCTAATTTCTTGAGCATCAGTAGTATCAAACTATCAACTACTCAACTATTCTGCATGAGATAACCACAGAGAAACAATCAAAAGGTTAATTCAATCCTAATATAAAGTCCAGAAAATTTTGAACATATTGATGAAAGTGAATATTAAGTTGAGTATGTGTTCTCACAGAACATAAAATATCACATACTTTGCAGTCCAATTCATGTCCATCAGACTCCAAGCCAGCCCTTTCTCTGCTACGAAATTCACACATAAATTGCTCTGTCAAAACAGGCTTGATCATCAACAAAATCACTCTATTCCTAAGTTATCAGTACTTTACCATGATTTTAACATAAATAATCAATACCACAGCACACATATTAATATTCTTTTTCTCCTACTGAACTGTCGGAGCCATCTGCTTCAGTTTTCTCCTACTGAACTGAACCAGCTTCATCAGATATATGCTCTTCTTAGAAACAACCTGTATTGATATTTCACAATTTCGTAATCAAAAGAAACCAACCAGAAACTAAAAGGGAGAAAAAAAATGAGTCAAGAAAACTAATAACCAAAGAAAATGAGTCCAGCAACCTTGAAAAATCAAACCAAAACACCACAAACCCATGCAGCACCAGATAGGAACTCATCCACATATGGATTGAGATGACGAGCATTATACAAAACAACTACCAAGGGCAAATGCATCACGGAGGCGAGAGGGTTCTCATCCTTTCATACTTTTATGTTTTGGCAAATCATTCACAACAAAATCATAACGCTGCTCTGGAAAACGATCGCTTTCCCTTCTGTTATTGTCCTTCAAGAAAAAAAAAAAAAAAACAACCATAAGCAAGTTGGGACTAAGCGGGCTAGGCGGAGACGACACGTGGCTAGGCGGAAGGAGCCGTGGTGGGCCTGACGGGTTAGGATTCCACAATTTAAAAACAGAAAACTAAAAACACATAAGCGAATCGGGCCTTAGCGGGCTAGGCGAAGATGGGCTGTGTCTAGGCTGTGGAGCCGTGATGGGCCTTTACGGGCCTTGGGGTCCACAAATTAAAAAGAGAGAAAAAAAAAGCGAATCGGGCCTTAGTGGGCTTGGCTGAGATGGGCTGTGCCTAGGCGGTGGGGCCGTGGTGGGCCTATACGGGTCTTGGGGTCCACCATTTAACAGCAAACGAAACTAAGAAGCACAAGTTTCACGAGGCCTGTAGCTGTCGGTAGGAGGAGAAGGCTGTGAGCTCTCCACGTGGCGAAACCGCGCCCACCCACGTCATCATTCATTTCCAGTCTTTATTTCCCTCCCTCCGAGAGTGAAAAACAAACTCCCTCCCTCCCTCTCCGTCAAAAAACGACACGACCATGGCCGCGCTGATCAGAAAGCTCTTGGAGTCGGTAGTCTCCGCCCGCAAGAACTCGACCTCGGATTCGTCGTCCACGTCGTCGTCGTATGCGTCGTCTCTGGGGGAGCTCGATCCGATTCCGACGGAGCTGCTGATGCAGATACTGAGGCTGGTGGG from Fragaria vesca subsp. vesca linkage group LG3, FraVesHawaii_1.0, whole genome shotgun sequence harbors:
- the LOC101315036 gene encoding uncharacterized WD repeat-containing protein C2A9.03-like, whose product is MPLRMLLRFMTVPVHFTASNNDCGVRDFDMEKFQLSKHFRFPWPVNHTSLSPNGKLLVIVGDNPDGMLVDSQTGKTVTSLSGHLDFSFASAWHPDGVTFATGNQDKTCRVWDVRNLSKSVAVLKGNLGAIRSIRYTSDGRYMMMAEPADFVHVYDVKSGYEKEQEIDFFGEISGISFSPDTESLFIGVWDRTYGSLLEYGRLKCAA